The window TCGATGCCGGGCGCATCCATTATGATGAGCTGGCGTGCTTGGGGTCGTTTCACTTCACGCCTGCCGACGTGCGCGAGGCTCGCGACCTCCTGGCAGGGGGCGCAGCCAACGTGCGCCCCCTCATTAGCGGCATCGAGGCGCTGAGGTCGCTCCCTGAGGTGTTCGAGCGGCTCGATAACCGCGAAGGTTTCAAGTATGCTTTAGTCCCGGAGCCCGCGCCGGTCGGGTGGGTTTGACGGTAGAAGAAGCGAACCGGATTCATTCGATAATGACTACGACAACTCGCGCCGCGGTCTATGACCGCGACGGATCAATAGCCCTAAGAGATCTGCCCCTCGAACCGCCGGGTCCCGGCGAGCTGGGTGTGCGCATCACCGCCTGCGGCATTTGCCCCGGCGAAGTTCTCGGCTGGTACGTCGCGCGCAAGGCGCCATTCGTGCTCGGCCACGAGCCGGTCGGTGTCATCGAGGAGTGCGGTGCCGGCGCCGCTCCTTCGGGCGACGGGGGCCGGCCGTTCCAAACCGGGGAGCGCATCTTCATCCACCATCACGCCCCGTGCATGCGATGCCGCCGCTGCGAGCGCGGCGACTACGTCCA of the Candidatus Eremiobacteraceae bacterium genome contains:
- a CDS encoding alcohol dehydrogenase catalytic domain-containing protein; translated protein: MTTTTRAAVYDRDGSIALRDLPLEPPGPGELGVRITACGICPGEVLGWYVARKAPFVLGHEPVGVIEECGAGAAPSGDGGRPFQTGERIFIHHHAPCMRCRRCERGDYV